A single region of the Malus sylvestris chromosome 8, drMalSylv7.2, whole genome shotgun sequence genome encodes:
- the LOC126630970 gene encoding uncharacterized protein LOC126630970 — protein MAASPSQSDLQLQLQSESESPMSSIVYVISQQVQGAMENMFKMMSETDENSAGISEEIEKCKESALEKKKGLEEAREQVEKAAYAVLEMLNNRP, from the exons ATGGCGGCTTCACCATCTCAGTCGGACCTTCAGCTCCAACTCCAATCGGAGTCCGAGTCTCCGATGTCATCCATCGTCTACG TGATTTCACAGCAAGTCCAGGGTGCGATGGAGAACATGTTTAAGATGATGAG cgaAACTGATGAGAACTCTGCCGGGATTTCGGAAGAGATCGAGAAGTGCAAGGAATCTGctctggagaagaagaaaggctTAGAGGAAGCCAGAGAGCAAGTCGAGAAGGCCGCTTATGCCGTTTTGGAGATGCTCAACAACCGCCCATAG
- the LOC126630956 gene encoding FCS-Like Zinc finger 11-like codes for MLRKRSRSVQKDQHQMGRLPISDAAAVSDVLGHNPKSNSFFSVPGLFVGLSTKGLSDYDAVRSPTSPLDFRVFSNLGYPFRSPRSNQDGGQQRSWGSSKVGLSIIDSIDDVKFFGKVPQSSESKNILFGPGMRINKIPEPQSNAKCFDYSPKSLPKNYAISPHSKIKSPLQKGSSDVLFEIGEAPSEPESFGKIRSCSLDSGRAFSTLSGLSNLNPNSTSGGFCPENLTTRQFIGGSPNLATQMKTGSIESSNGFVGSLSASEIELSEDYTCVISHGANPKKTHIFGDCILECHSEDVNNFGKNVEKEIGFAHLGSSLENFGHYPSDNFLSFCYYCNKKLEEGKDIYIYRGEKAFCSLSCRSEEILIDEELEKCNDQSSGKPLESDEELFETGLLADK; via the exons ATGCTGAGGAAGAGAAGCAGGTCAGTTCAGAAGGATCAGCACCAAATGGGTCGTCTGCCAATTTCTGATGCTGCTGCTGTGTCTGATGTTTTAGGGCACAACCCTAAAAGCAACTCTTTTTTCAGTGTTCCTGGTCTGTTTGTGGGGTTGAGTACCAAGGGTTTATCAGATTATGATGCAGTTAGGAGCCCAACTTCTCCTCTAGATTTTAGGGTCTTTTCCAATCTAGGTTACCCCTTTAGGTCCCCAAGGTCCAACCAGGATGGGGGGCAGCAGAGGAGCTGGGGTAGCAGTAAAGTAGGATTAAGCATCATAGATtctattgatgatgtgaaattTTTCGGGAAAGTTCCTCAGTCATCTGAGAGTAAGAACATTCTTTTTGGACCCGGAATGAGGATTAATAAAATCCCAGAGCCTCAGTCCAATGCCAAGTGTTTTGATTATTCACCGAAATCTCTGCCCAAGAACTATGCAATCTCCCCTCATTCCAAAATCAAATCTCCTTTACAGAAGGGTAGTTCTGATGTTCTTTTTGAAATCGGAGAAGCCCCATCAGAACCTGAGTCATTCGGGAAAATCCGGTCCTGTTCATTAGATTCTGGTAGAGCATTTTCGACCCTATCAGGATTGAGCAACCTTAACCCCAACTCCACTTCTGGAGGTTTTTGCCCGGAAAATTTAACCACCCGTCAATTTATTGGAGGAAGCCCCAATTTAGCCACCCAAATGAAAACTGGATCCATCGAGTCTAGCAATGGGTTTGTCGGGTCTCTTTCGGCAAGTGAGATTGAGCTTTCTGAGGATTATACTTGTGTAATCTCTCATGGTGCCAATCCCAAAAAAACTCATATCTTTGGTGACTGCATTTTGGAATGTCACTCTGAGGATGTGAACAATTTTGGTAAGAATGTGGAAAAGGAAATTGGATTTGCCCACCTGGGTTCGAGCTTGGAGAATTTTGGTCACTACCCTTCAGACAATTTCCTGAGCTTCTGTTACTATTGTAACAAGAAATTGGAAGAGGGCaaagatatatacatatacag GGGTGAGAAAGCATTTTGCAGTTTGAGTTGCCGGTCGGAGGAAATTTTGATTGATGAGGAGTTGGAAAAATGCAATGACCAGTCTTCTGGGAAACCTCTCGAGTCGGATGAGGAACTTTTTGAAACTGGCTTGCTTGCCGATAAATAA
- the LOC126631363 gene encoding pentatricopeptide repeat-containing protein At3g22690-like: MENKLRNGAFRDVLVNYCYMVSEGVPLDASTFHFLIHACSRLLAFRHGTEIHGRILKNGLGENRSLVKNLMGLYSKCGKLDEVRQLFEVLPERDVVSWNTMISCNVRMGMCYEALSLFQEMQADGVKPDGITMLSLVLACAKLRDLETGEELHRYIEENGLEIGGNLMNCMVDMYVKCGRMDKALELVGRGSSEIDVVLGTIMVGGYVKSNDICAARLLFDQMAEKNLISWMTMISGYVQGGYYKESLELFRQMRETDLIPDDVLMVTVLSACVHVGDSGLGRSIHGLVVKYGMNVERFLGNALIDLYAKCERLSEACLVFEQLPCKSVISWNSMLDAFCRSGDVRKARLFFNEIPEKDVVSWNTMINCYSMSHRFGEVFGLFRKMQSSNVQPDNVTLVSVLSSCASVAALNHGIWVHVYIKKKHIEVDNMLGTALIDMYGKCGSIEKAYEIFSEMTERNVFVWTAMIAAHAMEGQATKAIDLYTKMEALSIKPDHVTFVALLSACSHGGLVNEGYRYFNKMSNVYNIVPKIQHYGCMVDLLGRVGCLDEAVKFIENMPIKPDISIWSSLLRACGSHRNVTLAEKAFQQLIEIDPQSDSAYALLSNIYEKAGRLDDVSWARKKLHELGVRKQPGCSLIEQDGNVHAFTAWDFSDPQSAEIYAMLDEIKCLLQKQKPEQTSAYHSERLAVAFGLISNPPRTPIRVVNNLQICRDCHSAMKLISQAYNREIVIRDNYRFHRFVDGNCTCKDCW; the protein is encoded by the coding sequence ATGGAAAACAAGCTCCGAAATGGAGCTTTTAGAGATGTACTTGTAAATTACTGTTATATGGTCAGTGAAGGAGTGCCTTTGGATGCATCCACTTTCCACTTCTTGATTCATGCTTGTTCGAGGCTTTTGGCCTTTCGACACGGGACAGAGATACATGGACGGATTTTGAAAAATGGGTTGGGGGAAAATAGGTCCCTGGTTAAGAATTTGATGGGATTGTATTCGAAATGTGGGAAGTTGGATGAAGTGCGGCAGCTGTTTGAGGTATTGCCTGAGAGAGATGTGGTTAGTTGGAATACGATGATATCGTGCAATGTGCGCATGGGAATGTGTTATGAGGCTTTGAGTTTGTTTCAGGAAATGCAGGCTGATGGGGTCAAACCCGATGGGATTACGATGCTTAGCTTAGTTTTGGCGTGCGCAAAGCTGAGGGATTTGGAAACGGGGGAGGAGTTGCACCGGTATATTGAGGAGAATGGATTGGAAATTGGGGGGAATTTGATGAATTGTATGGTGGATATGTATGTCAAGTGTGGCAGAATGGATAAGGCACTTGAGCTTGTTGGTAGAGGAAGCTCTGAGATTGATGTTGTTTTGGGGACTATTATGGTTGGTGGGTATGTGAAATCTAATGATATATGTGCTGCTAGGCTCCTGTTCGATCAGATGGCAGAAAAGAACTTGATTTCGTGGATGACGATGATTTCGGGTTATGTTCAGGGAGGTTACTATAAGGAAAGTCTGGAGTTGTTTAGGCAAATGAGGGAAACAGATTTGATCCCGGATGATGTTCTTATGGTCACAGTACTTTCGGCATGTGTTCACGTGGGAGATTCCGGGTTAGGCAGATCCATTCACGGTCTGGTTGTCAAATATGGAATGAATGTTGAACGATTTCTTGGGAATGCTCTGATAGATTTGTATGCCAAATGTGAAAGGCTGTCAGAGGCTTGCTTAGTTTTTGAGCAGTTGCCTTGCAAGAGTGTCATTTCGTGGAATTCGATGTTGGATGCGTTTTGCAGAAGTGGAGATGTTAGGAAGGCTAGACTCTTCTTCAATGAGATCCCTGAGAAGGATGTGGTCTCGTGGAACACCATGATCAACTGCTATTCTATGTCTCATCGATTTGGGGAAGTGTTTGGGTTGTTCCGTAAGATGCAGAGTTCAAATGTACAACCCGACAATGTCACGTTAGTCAGTGTACTATCTTCATGTGCCAGTGTTGCAGCCCTGAATCATGGCATTTGGGTTCATGTCTACATAAAAAAGAAACACATTGAAGTAGATAACATGTTGGGAACTGCTCTGATCGACATGTATGGAAAGTGCGGAAGCATCGAAAAAGCCTACGAGATATTCTCAGAGATGACTGAAAGAAATGTGTTTGTGTGGACTGCTATGATAGCAGCACATGCCATGGAAGGGCAAGCCACGAAAGCTATTGATCTCTACACAAAAATGGAAGCCCTATCAATAAAGCCGGATCACGTCACTTTCGTAGCTCTTCTATCTGCTTGTAGCCATGGAGGCTTAGTCAATGAAGGATACAGATACTTCAACAAGATGAGTAATGTCTACAACATTGTTCCTAAGATCCAGCACTATGGTTGTATGGTTGATCTCCTAGGTCGCGTCGGGTGCTTAGACGAGGCAGTAAAATTCATCGAAAACATGCCCATTAAACCAGATATCTCTATATGGAGTTCCTTGTTGAGAGCATGTGGAAGCCATCGCAATGTAACACTTGCAGAAAAAGCATTTCAGCAGCTCATAGAAATAGACCCTCAAAGTGATTCTGCTTATGCTCTTCTTTCCAACATTTATGAAAAAGCTGGAAGATTGGATGACGTGAGCTGGGCAAGAAAGAAGCTACATGAACTAGGAGTGAGAAAGCAGCCAGGATGCAGTCTGATAGAACAGGATGGAAATGTTCATGCATTTACAGCTTGGGATTTTTCAGACCCTCAATCTGCTGAGATTTATGCAATGCTGGATGAGATAAAGTGCTTACTACAAAAGCAGAAGCCGGAACAAACTTCAGCTTACCACAGTGAAAGACTGGCAGTTGCTTTTGGTCTTATAAGCAACCCTCCGAGAACTCCGATTCGAGTAGTGAATAATCTGCAGATATGTAGAGATTGCCATTCAGCTATGAAACTGATATCACAGGCGTATAACAGAGAGATTGTAATCAGAGATAACTACAGATTCCATCGGTTCGTTGACGGAAACTGCACTTGTAAAGATTGTTGGTGA
- the LOC126630961 gene encoding probable E3 ubiquitin-protein ligase RZFP34 isoform X1 yields MQDIMVRQNIMGDAHCNLSNGEYKLKLESKVTGEATELLEKGYMQYGCPHYRRRCSIRAPCCNEIFDCRHCHNEAKNDISVDQKHRHDMPRHQVKQVICSLCDTEQEVQQVCVNCGVCMGKYFCETCKLFDDDADKPFWFCLQVSKKQYHCNGCGICRIGGRENFYHCYKCGCCYSVLLKNSHPCVEGAMHHDCPVCFEFLFETRNDVTVMPCGHTIHKNCLKEMRDHYQYACPLCSKSVCDMSKVWEKYDIEIAAQPMPEPYQNRLVSILCNDCGKSSQVQYHVVARKCLNCKSYNTRQTRG; encoded by the exons ATGCAAGATATAATGGTTAGGCAGAACATAATGGGGGATGCCCACTGTAATCTATCAAATGGCGAGTATAAGCTCAAACTTGAATCGAAGGTTACTGGGGAGGCCACTGAATTGCTAGAGAAAGGATACATGCAGTATGg ATGTCCACACTATCGGCGAAGGTGCAGTATTAGAGCTCCTTGCTGCAATGAGATTTTTGATTGTCGCCATTGTCATAATGAAGCTAAG AATGATATTAGTGTTGATCAGAAGCATAGACATGACATGCCGCGTCATCAAGTGAAACAG GTGATATGTTCACTTTGCGACACTGAGCAAGAG GTTCAACAAGTTTGTGTCAACTGTGGTGTATGTATGGGGAAATACTTCTGTGAGACTTGCAAGCTATTTGATGATGAT GCGGATAAacctttttggttttgtttgcaGGTATCTAAGAAACAGTACCATTGCAATGGCTGTGGGATTTGCAG AATTGGGGGGCGCGAGAATTTCTATCACTGCTACAAGTGTG GTTGCTGCTACTCAGTGCTGTTGAAGAACAGCCACCCCTGTGTGGAGGGAGCAATGCATCACGACTGCCCTGTTTGCTTTGAG TTCTTATTCGAAACAAGAAATGATGTTACCGTCATGCCATGTGGGCACACAATTCACAAGAATTGCTTAAAAGAGATGAGGGATCATTATCA ATATGCTTGCCCTCTTTGCTCCAAGTCAGTTTGCGATATGTCTAAGGTATGGGAGAAATATGACATAGAGATTGCAGCTCAACCGATGCCTGAACCCTATCAAAACAGattg GTTTCGATCCTCTGCAACGACTGCGGGAAAAGCTCACAGGTGCAGTACCATGTTGTGGCCCGGAAATGTCTGAACTGTAAATCTTACAACACTCGCCAAACGAGAGGCTGA
- the LOC126630961 gene encoding probable E3 ubiquitin-protein ligase RZFP34 isoform X2: MQDIMVRQNIMGDAHCNLSNGEYKLKLESKVTGEATELLEKGYMQYGCPHYRRRCSIRAPCCNEIFDCRHCHNEAKNDISVDQKHRHDMPRHQVKQVICSLCDTEQEVQQVCVNCGVCMGKYFCETCKLFDDDVSKKQYHCNGCGICRIGGRENFYHCYKCGCCYSVLLKNSHPCVEGAMHHDCPVCFEFLFETRNDVTVMPCGHTIHKNCLKEMRDHYQYACPLCSKSVCDMSKVWEKYDIEIAAQPMPEPYQNRLVSILCNDCGKSSQVQYHVVARKCLNCKSYNTRQTRG, encoded by the exons ATGCAAGATATAATGGTTAGGCAGAACATAATGGGGGATGCCCACTGTAATCTATCAAATGGCGAGTATAAGCTCAAACTTGAATCGAAGGTTACTGGGGAGGCCACTGAATTGCTAGAGAAAGGATACATGCAGTATGg ATGTCCACACTATCGGCGAAGGTGCAGTATTAGAGCTCCTTGCTGCAATGAGATTTTTGATTGTCGCCATTGTCATAATGAAGCTAAG AATGATATTAGTGTTGATCAGAAGCATAGACATGACATGCCGCGTCATCAAGTGAAACAG GTGATATGTTCACTTTGCGACACTGAGCAAGAG GTTCAACAAGTTTGTGTCAACTGTGGTGTATGTATGGGGAAATACTTCTGTGAGACTTGCAAGCTATTTGATGATGAT GTATCTAAGAAACAGTACCATTGCAATGGCTGTGGGATTTGCAG AATTGGGGGGCGCGAGAATTTCTATCACTGCTACAAGTGTG GTTGCTGCTACTCAGTGCTGTTGAAGAACAGCCACCCCTGTGTGGAGGGAGCAATGCATCACGACTGCCCTGTTTGCTTTGAG TTCTTATTCGAAACAAGAAATGATGTTACCGTCATGCCATGTGGGCACACAATTCACAAGAATTGCTTAAAAGAGATGAGGGATCATTATCA ATATGCTTGCCCTCTTTGCTCCAAGTCAGTTTGCGATATGTCTAAGGTATGGGAGAAATATGACATAGAGATTGCAGCTCAACCGATGCCTGAACCCTATCAAAACAGattg GTTTCGATCCTCTGCAACGACTGCGGGAAAAGCTCACAGGTGCAGTACCATGTTGTGGCCCGGAAATGTCTGAACTGTAAATCTTACAACACTCGCCAAACGAGAGGCTGA